The genome window GGCCCGACGGCGAGCCGCCCGGCCTCGACGAAACGCTTCACCTCCGGCTCCACCGCGGCGCGCACCTCGAGGTAGTCCTCGATCGCGGCGGTTTGGCCGTCGAAGTTGAAGTGGTGGAAGTCGGGGTCGGTGTCGAGCACCTCGAGGAGGCGGTCGACGACCTTCACGAGCTGGAACCGGTAGACCTCGAGCGGTTCGTACCACTCGCGATCCCAGTGGGTGTGGGGAACGACGTGCAGGACGGTGCGGGGCATCGCGGCGAGTATATCGGCGGGAGGAGCGAGGCTCGGCGAACGCGCGAGCTCCAAACCCCTCGTCCATAATGTCCGCGCGATGGCGGATGAGATGCTCAAGGATCGCGCTCTCGATGTCTTGCTCGGCGACGAGCTGAAGGACGTCGTGGACATGGTCTTGCTCTCGCGCGAGGGTGAGCTCGAGGCGCATGCGCGCGGCGGAGCGGTCGGGTTCACCGCGGAGGGTCCTCGGTGGGTGCGCGGCCGGGATCCGCTGGCGCGCCAGGATCCTGCCGCGTTCTCTCCGCTCGACGCCGAGCTGGCCGGCGTGCGTCCGGTTAGCGAGGACAACCAGTATCCGTACGCGTACTCGTCCGTGGCGCAGCTGTTCGACGATCCGCGCGCTCCGGACCTCGCCGTCCTGCACACGCCGGCGCACAACTGGGAGGAGCGCGGCGGCCATCGTGGCGAGCACGGCTCGCTCGACCTCGTCCAGTCGCGCGCGCCGCTGATCTTCGCCGGCGCCGGCGTGCATGCCCGGGGCCGGATCGCTACGCACGCACGGATGGTGGACGTCGCGCCGACGCTCGCGACGCTCGCCGGTGTGCCGGCGCGAGGCGATGGGTCGATCCTTGCGCGTCAGGACGGAGCGGTCCTCAAACAGGTCGTGGACAAGCGCGAGCTGCCCCGACAGGTGGTGGCCTTCCTCTGGGACGGCACGAACCCGAACGTCATGTACGCGATGGCCGACGCCGGCGAGCTACCGAACGTCGCGAGACTCATAGCGGAGGGGACGACGTTCGGTCACGGGCTGATCGCGTCGTTCCCGAGCGTCACGCTGGCCAACCACACGTCGGCGATCACGGGCTTGCATCCCGGTCACCACGGGATCCTGCATAACGCCTACTTCGACCGTTCGACTGGGCGCCAGATCATCACCAACGCCCCCCAGACGTGGCACCTGGCGAGCAACGAGCTCCGCGCGGACGCCGAGACGATCTTCGAGGCAGTTGCGCGGTCCGGGCGGGGCTTCACGGCCGCCGTCGACGAGCCGACCGACCGAGGCGCCGGCTACTCCACCTTCGACCTTCTCCGGCGCGGTGAGGTGCCTGCGGTCGAGGGGGCGCTCCCGGACCCGACGAACTTGCCGGGTGCGACGCAAGAGTTCGTCAATCTCAAGCGGGAGTATGGATGGGCCTCGTCCGCCGATGCACTGGCCGTCCTTCAGGCGCAACAGCTCTGGGCAAGCGTGAACGGGAACCCTCGTCCCCGATTAATGTGGGTCAACCTGATCCTCCCCGACGCCGGCAACCACGCGGGGGGGCCGTACTCGGACATCGGCCACGCCGCGCTCCGCGATACCGACCGTCGGATGGGTGAGATCCTCGACGCGATCGACTGGGGGGCCGGAACCACCGCGTTCGCGCTTCTCGCCGACCACGGCATGGAAGAGAGCGACCCCGACTGCAAGGGCGACTTCGACGAAGCGCTCACCCGGGCCGGGATCCCGTTCCGCGACGAGGGGTACGGCTTCATCTATCTCATGCCCTGAGTAGGCGGACAAAAGACGAGAGGGACGGGGGGAAGACCCATCCCTCTCGCGAACTTCAGTCGAGCTTGTTAGGCAGCCCGGGGCGTGCGCTGGTCCGACGCGCTGTCGCTGGAGCGGCGGCTCGAGCCGATGTAGCCGAGCGCCTCGTGCCAGACGTAGGTCATGGCGCCGACCATCAGACCGGTGAAGAACGGGCCCATCCAGGCCTCACGGATCGAGATGTTCCAGCCGGCGAAGACCGAGTAGTCCAGCAACGACGTCGCGACGACGCCGAGGCCGAGCGTTACGAAGGTCTTGATGGCTCCGCGGAGCTCGATTCCAAGGATCCCGAGCACGAACTCGACCGTCTTGTAAACGGCGAGACCGAGGAGCGCAACGATTGCGAAGTGATACATCTAGGGTGTCACCCCCTTTCTCGCCGCGTTAGACCGCAAGCGTGTCCCGGGGGTTACAGGCCTGTAAGTTACCGACTGGGAACAACGGTGCGGAGGTCGGACATGAGCGAGGATCCGGTACTCGTCGAGCGCGACGACACTGGCGTCGTCACGATCACCCTGAACCGGCCGGACATACGGAACGCGATGACGCCGGAGCTGTCGGAGGCGTTCAGCGCGACGATCGGGTCCCTGCGGGGCGACCCGGCGGTGCGAGCCGTGATCATCACCGGCGGAGGGAAGGCCTTCTGTGCCGGCGGCGATCTTTCGTGGATCAGCCCAGGACCCGGCGCAGACATCCCAGCGATCCGCGCGAAGATGCGCGCCTTCTATCCGAAGTTCCTCGTCGTGCGGACGCTCGACGTGCCGACGATCGCCGCGGTGAACGGAGCGGCCGTGGGAGCGGGATTGTGCGTCGCGATGGCTTGCGACATCCGCCTCGCCGCCGAGGACGCCAAGCTGTCGACCGCTTTCCTACGCCTCGGGATGCATCCGGGCATGGCGGCTACCTATCTCTTGACCCGTCTGGTCGGCACGGCGCGCGCCGCAGAGCTGTTCTTCACGGCGCGGACCGTGGACGGCCGCGAGGCGGAGCGGCTCGGCCTGGTCAACCGCGCGGTGGCGGGCGGGGCGCTGCTCGACGAGGCCCGGAGCATGGCACGTGAGATCGCGAACAACGCTCCGATCCCGATGGGGATGGTCAAGCGCGCGATCTACCTCGCCGAGCGAGCCGACCTCGAGACGATGCTGGAGTACGAGGGCCTGGCTCAGCCGATCACGATGGGGACAGCCGACCTGCTCGAGGGTCTGGATGCCGTGAGGGGGAAGCGCCCGCCTCGCTTCGAGGGCCGTTAGCCGTCCCCGCCGAGGGGTTGCTCGTTGCGACGGCGGGCGGGGATGACCAGGAACGTGGCAGAGCCCTTGGCGATCAGTCGTCCTTGGTCGCTCGTCAGCTCCGCCTCGCCGTGGGAGACGCGGTCCCCGACACGAACGGCGCGGCCCCGGCCGGTCAACACTCCCGCCCGCATGGCCGAGATGTACTGCACGCTGAGGTTCGTCGTCACGTGGTCCTTGTCCATGCCGAGCTCTGTTCGCAGCGCCAATCCGATGCACCCATCGAGCAGGGTCGCGATCACGCCGCCGTGCACGATGCCACCCGGATTGAAGTGATGCGGCTCGAGGTCGAGGCGAACCTCGCTCGTACCTTCGCCGAGCGTAACGA of Actinomycetota bacterium contains these proteins:
- a CDS encoding PaaI family thioesterase is translated as MLDPALEPAVRKRFGSSKFAQWMGLTLVTLGEGTSEVRLDLEPHHFNPGGIVHGGVIATLLDGCIGLALRTELGMDKDHVTTNLSVQYISAMRAGVLTGRGRAVRVGDRVSHGEAELTSDQGRLIAKGSATFLVIPARRRNEQPLGGDG
- a CDS encoding enoyl-CoA hydratase/isomerase family protein yields the protein MSEDPVLVERDDTGVVTITLNRPDIRNAMTPELSEAFSATIGSLRGDPAVRAVIITGGGKAFCAGGDLSWISPGPGADIPAIRAKMRAFYPKFLVVRTLDVPTIAAVNGAAVGAGLCVAMACDIRLAAEDAKLSTAFLRLGMHPGMAATYLLTRLVGTARAAELFFTARTVDGREAERLGLVNRAVAGGALLDEARSMAREIANNAPIPMGMVKRAIYLAERADLETMLEYEGLAQPITMGTADLLEGLDAVRGKRPPRFEGR
- a CDS encoding alkaline phosphatase family protein, with amino-acid sequence MADEMLKDRALDVLLGDELKDVVDMVLLSREGELEAHARGGAVGFTAEGPRWVRGRDPLARQDPAAFSPLDAELAGVRPVSEDNQYPYAYSSVAQLFDDPRAPDLAVLHTPAHNWEERGGHRGEHGSLDLVQSRAPLIFAGAGVHARGRIATHARMVDVAPTLATLAGVPARGDGSILARQDGAVLKQVVDKRELPRQVVAFLWDGTNPNVMYAMADAGELPNVARLIAEGTTFGHGLIASFPSVTLANHTSAITGLHPGHHGILHNAYFDRSTGRQIITNAPQTWHLASNELRADAETIFEAVARSGRGFTAAVDEPTDRGAGYSTFDLLRRGEVPAVEGALPDPTNLPGATQEFVNLKREYGWASSADALAVLQAQQLWASVNGNPRPRLMWVNLILPDAGNHAGGPYSDIGHAALRDTDRRMGEILDAIDWGAGTTAFALLADHGMEESDPDCKGDFDEALTRAGIPFRDEGYGFIYLMP